Proteins found in one Acipenser ruthenus chromosome 18, fAciRut3.2 maternal haplotype, whole genome shotgun sequence genomic segment:
- the LOC117420936 gene encoding RNA-binding protein 12-like, with translation MAVVIRLQGLPIMAGTMDIRHFFSGLIIPDGGVHIVGGEHGEAFIVFATDEDARLGMMRTGGAIKGSKVSLLLSSKTEMQNMIELSRRRFETGNLEVPPTNSGRAGPPVSTGGSGRGSLPAMQGFSSPTSSVVTTASSVHEAVGNKNMPTFSTAGMGSMPPNFNNFSSPNLTMGSTMATAMPPMNSVPPMPPLPTMPSLPPMPSIPPMPVPPPVSALPPVPPVAPIPAVPPVPPMTHMPTHMSSLPPFNPGVPPPLGPMPSGMGGSGPPMPMSNPNHMFLGPMTPINPLGQMNPPSHMKPPLVNPDELYVYMQGIPFSATEMDVRDFFHGLPVDAVNLLRDHLGRVSGRAFVKFFSPQDTYEALKHHTGMMGQRYIEVSPATERQWMVSCTGMSSTNQGLSKHSSGHPEQDQYHMHSRSESPSGKDRARSRSPHKHEYCVYLKGLPYEAEKREIFEFFKNIEFMDDTVYIAYGPNGRATGEGFVEFRNEADYKSALGRHMQYMGSRFIQVHPISKKGMLEKIDSIRKRMQGSQQNDQKGNSLESGGDNSAKICAHISNIPYNVSKSEVQQFLEGIQLVEDSLRVLVDANGQGLGQAVVQFRSEEEALKAERLHRRKLNGRDAFVRLVTSEHVKDIENNPPPQVKRGHKVQGNPSGHQFPSVGDDFSFMRGNSGSINNGPPFNPPFSAPGNGFGGLPPPLPPIGGGLGDGPMGVPPPPPGVGGHMPGPAHEPLGFRPAPGNTNAPPGFGGAPEGMMGPPPFDNGPRKNSGPPGRGNGQSCLGSSQGFGSGSENVRGPPGLSSGPGNSRPTVVKIHNMPFTVSVDEILDFFYGYQVLPGSVCLQYSDKGMATGEAMVAFESHDEAMSAVLDLNDRPIGSRKVKLILG, from the coding sequence ATGGCTGTGGTCATCCGTTTGCAAGGTCTCCCGATTATGGCGGGGACCATGGACATACGCCATTTCTTCTCTGGACTGATCATTCCGGATGGTGGTGTACATATTGTAGGGGGTGAACATGGTGAGGCTTTTATTGTGTTTGCCACTGATGAAGATGCCAGGCTTGGCATGATGCGTACTGGTGGTGCAATAAAAGGGTCAAAAGTTTCACTGTTGCTCAGTAGCAAGACAGAAATGCAGAATATGATCGAGCTTAGCCGTAGGCGTTTTGAAACTGGAAACTTGGAAGTCCCGCCAACAAATTCTGGTAGGGCAGGGCCACCTGTCAGTACAGGGGGAAGTGGAAGGGGTAGTTTACCAGCGATGCAAGGTTTTAGCAGCCCCACTTCTAGTGTGGTAACCACAGCCTCCTCGGTGCACGAAGCTGTAGGTAACAAAAACATGCCCACGTTTTCCACTGCCGGCATGGGAAGCATGCCTCCGAACTTCAACAACTTCAGCAGCCCAAACCTCACTATGGGATCCACCATGGCGACTGCCATGCCTCCCATGAACTCTGTGCCGCCAATGCCACCTTTGCCGACAATGCCATCTCTACCACCCATGCCTTCTATCCCCCCAATGCCAGTTCCACCTCCAGTTTCCGCTTTGCCTCCAGTTCCCCCTGTTGCCCCAATACCAGCAGTCCCCCCTGTGCCACCTATGACGCACATGCCTACACACATGTCTAGTTTGCCACCATTTAATCCAGGGGTTCCTCCTCCACTTGGTCCTATGCCCAGTGGCATGGGTGGTTCAGGTCCACCAATGCCCATGAGCAACCCAAACCACATGTTTCTAGGTCCTATGACTCCTATAAACCCCCTGGGTCAAATGAATCCTCCCAGTCATATGAAGCCTCCCTTGGTCAATCCAGATGAACTGTACGTTTATATGCAAGGGATTCCGTTCTCTGCCACAGAGATGGACGTGAGGGATTTTTTCCATGGGTTGCCGGTGGATGCGGTAAATCTTCTGAGAGATCACCTGGGTCGGGTGAGTGGCAGAGCGTTCGTAAAGTTCTTCTCCCCTCAGGACACGTATGAAGCTTTGAAACACCACACAGGAATGATGGGTCAGCGTTATATTGAGGTTTCCCCTGCAACAGAAAGGCAGTGGATGGTTTCATGCACGGGAATGAGCAGCACAAATCAAGGACTATCTAAACACAGCAGTGGTCACCCGGAGCAAGACCAGTATCACATGCACTCTAGATCCGAGTCTCCTTCAGGGAAGGACCGGGCAAGGTCCCGCTCTCCTCATAAACACGAGTACTGTGTCTATTTGAAAGGTCTGCCATACGAAGCCGAAAAGCGAGAGATTTTTGAATTTTTCAAAAACATTGAGTTTATGGATGACACTGTTTACATAGCTTATGGACCTAATGGCAGAGCAACAGGAGAAGGCTTTGTTGAGTTCAGAAATGAAGCTGACTATAAATCGGCCCTGGGTCGCCACATGCAGTACATGGGGAGCCGTTTCATTCAGGTTCACCCCATCAGTAAAAAAGGCATGCTTGAAAAGATTGACTCTATTAGGAAAAGGATGCAAGGCTCGCAGCAGAATGATCAAAAAGGTAATTCGTTGGAAAGTGGTGGAGATAACTCTGCCAAGATTTGTGCACACATCTCGAATATTCCATACAATGTTTCCAAGAGTGAAGTGCAACAGTTTTTAGAGGGGATTCAGCTTGTAGAAGACAGTTTAAGAGTTCTTGTAGATGCTAATGGTCAAGGGTTAGGGCAAGCCGTGGTGCAGTTCAGGTCAGAAGAGGAAGCGCTTAAAGCTGAGCGTTTACATCGCAGGAAGTTGAATGGAAGAGACGCTTTTGTACGCCTTGTTACAAGTGAACACGTTAAAGACATAGAGAACAACCCACCGCCTCAAGTTAAGAGGGGGCACAAAGTGCAGGGGAACCCCTCAGGGCACCAGTTCCCCAGTGTGGGAGACGACTTTTCCTTTATGAGAGGAAATTCAGGGAGTATCAACAATGGTCCTCCGTTTAATCCCCCGTTCAGCGCCCCAGGTAACGGGTTTGGTGGTCTGCCACCACCCTTGCCCCCAATAGGAGGAGGACTAGGTGATGGACCAATGGGGGTTCCGCCTCCCCCACCTGGGGTTGGCGGCCACATGCCCGGTCCAGCACACGAGCCGCTAGGTTTCAGACCTGCCCCCGGCAATACCAATGCACCTCCAGGTTTCGGGGGAGCCCCTGAAGGGATGATGGGTCCACCACCTTTTGATAATGGACCTAGAAAAAATAGCGGCCCTCCAGGCCGGGGAAATGGCCAGAGTTGTTTGGGTAGTTCACAAGGTTTTGGTTCAGGCTCTGAAAATGTAAGAGGGCCCCCCGGTTTAAGCAGCGGGCCTGGCAATTCAAGGCCTACGGTAGTTAAGATACATAACATGCCGTTCACAGTCTCTGTTGATGAAATTTTAGATTTCTTTTATGGTTACCAAGTATTGCCAGGCTCTGTGTGCCTGCAGTACAGTGATAAAGGGATGGCAACGGGAGAAGCAATGGTTGCTTTTGAATCACATGATGAAGCAATGTCGGCAGTCTTAGATCTCAATGACAGACCTATTGGCTCAAGAAAAGTGAAGCTTATTTTAGGGTAG